A single window of Psychromonas ingrahamii 37 DNA harbors:
- a CDS encoding DeoR/GlpR family transcriptional regulator has translation MKQTTRHQKIIDLVYKNGYVSTEDFVEHFKVSPQTIRRDLNELADANKIRRHHGGATTPLSSINTAYNTRKAMQLTEKDSIAEALVKYIPNGATLFIDIGTTPESIARELAKTHKNLQIVTNNINAAFILMGNEDFKVILAGGEVRNKDGGIVGEATLDFIKQFRLDFGILGISGIDYDGSLLDFDYHEVRVKKAIIENSRSVYLAVDHTKFGRNAMVKLGNIAEIDMLITNRPPPKEITTLLKAHKIPFEVVPKER, from the coding sequence GTGAAGCAAACTACAAGACATCAGAAAATCATCGATCTCGTCTATAAAAATGGATATGTCAGTACCGAGGACTTTGTTGAGCACTTTAAAGTAAGTCCTCAGACTATTCGCCGAGATTTAAATGAACTGGCCGATGCAAATAAAATACGCCGCCATCATGGTGGCGCAACGACCCCGCTGAGCTCTATCAATACCGCTTATAATACCCGTAAAGCCATGCAGCTAACCGAAAAAGACAGCATTGCAGAAGCCTTAGTAAAATATATTCCTAACGGTGCGACACTGTTTATCGATATTGGTACGACGCCGGAATCCATTGCGCGAGAATTAGCAAAAACGCACAAAAATTTACAGATTGTGACCAATAATATCAATGCAGCCTTTATATTGATGGGCAATGAGGATTTTAAAGTTATCCTGGCCGGCGGTGAAGTGCGTAATAAAGACGGCGGTATCGTCGGTGAGGCGACGCTGGATTTCATTAAACAGTTCCGTTTAGATTTTGGTATTTTGGGTATCAGCGGGATTGATTATGATGGTTCGTTATTAGATTTTGATTATCATGAAGTGCGGGTTAAAAAAGCCATTATAGAAAATAGCCGCAGTGTCTATCTCGCGGTTGACCATACAAAATTCGGGCGTAATGCGATGGTTAAATTGGGTAATATAGCGGAAATAGATATGCTGATAACAAATAGGCCGCCACCCAAAGAAATCACTACATTATTAAAAGCGCACAAGATTCCATTTGAAGTGGTTCCAAAGGAGCGCTAA
- the glpQ gene encoding glycerophosphodiester phosphodiesterase: MFKKLSNKKKTLMSLLMISSAASFAQVEKIVVAHRGASGYLPEHSMEAKSMAYAMDADYIEQDVVMSSDDFLVVLHDHYLDRVTNVADIYPDRQRKDGRYYAIDFTLAEIKGLKMTEAFNIKDGEQTAVYAQRFPIWKSDFKVHTLEDEIEMIQGLNKSTGKNIGIYPEIKAPWFHRHEGKDISVAVLKVLKKYGYTSKTDLVYFQSFDAEELKRIKYDLLPKLSMDIKLVQLIAETSWDETMVYVDGKAIAYDYDWMFKPGAMKEIAKYADGVGPWYPMVVAPESKKGKLIFTSLVKEAHQAGMQVHPYTFRLDEGQIPEYAQDFEEFLDIFYNKADVDGVFSDYPDRAVNFLQAQKK; this comes from the coding sequence ATGTTCAAAAAATTATCAAATAAGAAAAAAACACTGATGAGTTTACTGATGATTTCATCAGCAGCAAGTTTTGCTCAGGTTGAAAAAATAGTTGTCGCCCATCGCGGTGCCAGCGGTTATCTTCCTGAGCACAGTATGGAGGCTAAATCGATGGCTTATGCCATGGACGCTGACTACATTGAACAGGATGTAGTGATGAGCAGTGATGATTTCTTAGTCGTACTGCACGATCATTATCTGGATCGTGTTACTAACGTCGCAGATATATACCCTGATCGCCAACGTAAAGACGGCAGATATTACGCTATTGATTTTACTTTGGCAGAAATCAAAGGTCTTAAAATGACCGAAGCATTTAATATTAAAGATGGAGAGCAAACGGCTGTTTACGCACAGCGTTTTCCAATTTGGAAATCTGACTTTAAGGTGCATACTTTAGAAGATGAAATAGAAATGATTCAAGGTTTAAACAAAAGTACAGGTAAAAATATCGGTATCTATCCTGAAATTAAAGCGCCGTGGTTTCATCGACACGAGGGCAAAGACATAAGCGTAGCGGTATTAAAAGTGCTTAAAAAATACGGTTATACCAGTAAAACTGATTTGGTCTACTTTCAGTCTTTTGATGCCGAGGAGTTAAAGCGTATTAAATATGATCTGCTTCCAAAATTGTCTATGGATATCAAGTTAGTGCAGTTAATAGCCGAAACAAGCTGGGATGAAACCATGGTGTATGTCGATGGTAAAGCTATTGCTTATGACTATGACTGGATGTTTAAGCCGGGTGCAATGAAAGAAATAGCTAAATATGCCGATGGTGTGGGCCCCTGGTATCCTATGGTGGTTGCACCCGAGTCGAAAAAAGGGAAGTTAATATTCACCTCTCTTGTTAAGGAAGCACATCAGGCCGGTATGCAGGTTCACCCTTATACCTTTAGGCTGGATGAAGGACAAATTCCAGAGTATGCGCAGGATTTTGAAGAATTCTTAGATATTTTCTATAATAAAGCAGACGTTGACGGGGTATTTAGTGATTACCCGGATCGTGCGGTTAACTTTTTACAAGCACAAAAAAAGTGA